A portion of the Thunnus albacares chromosome 5, fThuAlb1.1, whole genome shotgun sequence genome contains these proteins:
- the LOC122983113 gene encoding uncharacterized protein LOC122983113 isoform X2, whose protein sequence is MVAWPPHEEVDKTSDIMDKVIKKWRDSCEASDLNSDVEGEKKTSHLKTGEQGPHPGQPTRVVHNKSNMRQAGTLHTQSNLPDFSIFLEIQGLANRVVSSCSMHTYQKAVLEALSEVQLQHQTAMVQTLQAGSERRLQFPPEEEDIDVQLPLQSLEESHDLLEEKLKNTSTKKNKLHQQCVARP, encoded by the exons ATGGTTGCCTGGCCCCCACATGAGGAGGTGGACAAAACATCAG ACATAATGGACAAGGTTATCAAAAAATGGAGAGATTCGTGTGAGGCATCGGACTTAAATTCAGAtgtggagggagagaagaagactaG CCATCTCAAGACAGGCGAGCAAGGTCCACACCCAGGGCAACCTACCAGG GTAGTCCACAACAAGTCCAATATGAGACAGGCAGGCACTCTCCACACCCAGTCCAACCTACCAGA TTTCAGCATCTTCCTCGAGATCCAGGGTCTGGCCAACAGGGTGGTTAGTTCCTGCTCAATGCATAC TTATCAAAAAGCTGTATTGGAAGCCCTGAGTGAGGTGCAgctccagcaccaaacagccaTGGTACAAACCCTACAGGCAGGAAGTGAAAGGAGGCTGCAGTTCCCACCTGAGGAGGAGGATATCGATGTTCAGCTTCCTCTCCAGTCACTTGAAGAATCACATGACTTACTTGAGGAGAAGCTGAAAAACAcctccacaaaaaaaaacaaactg CATCAGCAGTGCGTAGCGAGACCCTGA
- the LOC122983113 gene encoding uncharacterized protein LOC122983113 isoform X1: MVAWPPHEEVDKTSDIMDKVIKKWRDSCEASDLNSDVEGEKKTSHLKTGEQGPHPGQPTRVVHNKSNMRQAGTLHTQSNLPDFSIFLEIQGLANRVVSSCSMHTYQKAVLEALSEVQLQHQTAMVQTLQAGSERRLQFPPEEEDIDVQLPLQSLEESHDLLEEKLKNTSTKKNKLVMNPICIGSNNLFHSLLSISLPLYCIN, encoded by the exons ATGGTTGCCTGGCCCCCACATGAGGAGGTGGACAAAACATCAG ACATAATGGACAAGGTTATCAAAAAATGGAGAGATTCGTGTGAGGCATCGGACTTAAATTCAGAtgtggagggagagaagaagactaG CCATCTCAAGACAGGCGAGCAAGGTCCACACCCAGGGCAACCTACCAGG GTAGTCCACAACAAGTCCAATATGAGACAGGCAGGCACTCTCCACACCCAGTCCAACCTACCAGA TTTCAGCATCTTCCTCGAGATCCAGGGTCTGGCCAACAGGGTGGTTAGTTCCTGCTCAATGCATAC TTATCAAAAAGCTGTATTGGAAGCCCTGAGTGAGGTGCAgctccagcaccaaacagccaTGGTACAAACCCTACAGGCAGGAAGTGAAAGGAGGCTGCAGTTCCCACCTGAGGAGGAGGATATCGATGTTCAGCTTCCTCTCCAGTCACTTGAAGAATCACATGACTTACTTGAGGAGAAGCTGAAAAACAcctccacaaaaaaaaacaaactggtgATGAATCCAATATGTATAGGGAGCAACAACCTATTTCATAGCCTCCTTAGTATATCACTTCCTCTATACTGCATTAATTAa